DNA from Longimicrobiaceae bacterium:
CGCGCTGGGATGAGGTGGAGATCGAGGGGGATCTCAGCGCGGGAGACGCCGAAGTGCGCTACCTGCGCGACGGTCGCCCGCTGGCCGTAGCGACGATGGGTAGGGATCTGGAGAGCCTGCGCGTCGAGGCTGGAATGGAGGCCGCCGTCGGCGGCTATCCCGTCGGGGGTGCAGCGTGAGTGCCACCTGCGGTGCCGCCGCCCGGGCCGAGCCACTCGAGCCCGAACTGCATCTGGCCAAACACGGGCCACACCTGGCGGAGCCCGGGGATCCAGACCGGGAGCTCGCCTCGCTCGTGCATCGCATGCTGGAGCTGCTCGGCGAGGATCCCGAGCGACCCGGGCTGGCGCGAACGCCGGAGCGGGTGACCCGCGCGCTTCGTTGGCTCACCCGCGGCTACGAGCGCCATCCCCTGGACGCGATCGGCGCCGGGATCTTCGAGGAGCAGCACGATTCGATGGTCCTGGTCCGCGGCATCGAGGTCTATTCCCTCTGCGAGCATCACCTGCTCCCCTTCTTCGGGCAGGCGCACGTCGCCTACATCCCCGACGGAAAGATCGTGGGCCTCTCCAAGCTGGCCCGGCTGGTGGAGGTCTTCGCTCGTCGCCTGCAGGTGCAGGAGCGGCTCACCGATCAGATCGCCGAAGCCCTCTGCGAGGCGCTGCAGCCACGCGGCGTGGGGGTCGTCGTGGAGGCGAGTCACCTCTGCATGATGATGCGGGGCGTGGAGAAGCAGAATTCGCGCACCATCACCAGCGCGATGCGCGGCGTGTTCGCCGACTGCCCCATGACCCGCGAGGAGTTCCTGCGCCTGGCGCTTCCGCGGGGTTGACCTACGCCTTCCACCCCGCGCCGGAGAGCCTTCGATCGAGGTCGTAGGCAGCGCTGATCAGCGCCAGGTGGGTGAATGCCTGCGGGAAGTTCCCCAGGTGCTCACCGCGCGGCCCCAACTCCTCGGCGTAGAGGCCGACGTGGTTGGCGTACCCCAGCATCTTCTCGAAGTAGAAGCGCGCCTTCTGGATGTCTCCCGCCCGGGAGAGACACTCCACGTACCAGAAGGAGCAGATGGAGAAGGTCCCCTCCGTTCCGGCCAGCCCATCTACCTCCGTCCCCACGATCTCGTAGCGGTGCACCAGCGAATCGTCCACCAGTCGTCGCTCCACCGCCTGCAGGGTGGAGAGCCAGTGGGGGTCGGTGGGAGATACGAAGCGCACCAGCGGCATGAGTAGACAGGCGGCATCCAATCGCTTGGAGCCCAGGTGGCCGACGAAGGCCTGCTCCTCCGGGTCCCAGAAGTTCTCCCAGATGTCCTTGTAGATCTCGTTGCGCACGTTGCGCCAGCGCACGAGGTCCGCGGGGAAGGAGCGCTTGACCGCCAGGCGTATTCCCCGATCGATGGCGACCCAGCACATCAAACGCGAGATCAGGAAGTGACGGCGCTCGCTGCGCACCTCCCAGATCCCCTCGTCCGGCCGGTTCCAGTTGTCGCACACCCAATCCACGATCTGCTCGATCCTCCCCCAGAGGTCGTGATGGGTCGGCTCACCGTACTTGTCGTACATGTACAGGGAGTCGAGCAGCTCACCGTAGATGTCGAGCTGTAGCTGATCGAAGGCGGCGTTTCCGATCCGCACGGGTCGTGAGCCGCGGTATCCCTCGAAGTGATCGAGCGTCGTCTCGCTCAGATCGGCGCGACCGTCGATGCCGTACACGATCTGCAGCGCCCCGGGGTCTTCGCGCGACTCGGTTCGCTGTACCAGCCAGCGAATGAAATCGCGAGTCTCCTCCACCAGTCCCATGCGGATGAGCGCGTACAGGGTGAAGGAGGCATCGCGGATCCAGGTGTAGCGGTAGTCCCAGTTGCGCACCCCACCCACGTCTTCC
Protein-coding regions in this window:
- the folE gene encoding GTP cyclohydrolase I FolE; translation: MSATCGAAARAEPLEPELHLAKHGPHLAEPGDPDRELASLVHRMLELLGEDPERPGLARTPERVTRALRWLTRGYERHPLDAIGAGIFEEQHDSMVLVRGIEVYSLCEHHLLPFFGQAHVAYIPDGKIVGLSKLARLVEVFARRLQVQERLTDQIAEALCEALQPRGVGVVVEASHLCMMMRGVEKQNSRTITSAMRGVFADCPMTREEFLRLALPRG
- a CDS encoding glycoside hydrolase family 15 protein, with product KGGTLADTSYPPIEAHGIIGDLQTAALVGMDGTIDFLCLPAFDSPSVFAALLDVRKGGAFELRPALNEANHTQLYLPDTNVLLTRFLSADGVAEITDFMPVHADPHPSRIVRRIKMVRGQTRVRMRCAPRFDYGRARHKVVSLERGVVFESEEGTVLRLSTPVALEIDGGEVVAEFTLNAGESVPFVLEQVLPDGPVVGLDEAYISSSFKDTVNYWRTWIGQSTYRGRWLDIVRRSALTLKLLHSRWTGSFVAAPTFGLPEDVGGVRNWDYRYTWIRDASFTLYALIRMGLVEETRDFIRWLVQRTESREDPGALQIVYGIDGRADLSETTLDHFEGYRGSRPVRIGNAAFDQLQLDIYGELLDSLYMYDKYGEPTHHDLWGRIEQIVDWVCDNWNRPDEGIWEVRSERRHFLISRLMCWVAIDRGIRLAVKRSFPADLVRWRNVRNEIYKDIWENFWDPEEQAFVGHLGSKRLDAACLLMPLVRFVSPTDPHWLSTLQAVERRLVDDSLVHRYEIVGTEVDGLAGTEGTFSICSFWYVECLSRAGDIQKARFYFEKMLGYANHVGLYAEELGPRGEHLGNFPQAFTHLALISAAYDLDRRLSGAGWKA